The following proteins are encoded in a genomic region of Candidatus Methylospira mobilis:
- the gspD gene encoding type II secretion system secretin GspD yields the protein MSALLLTGCQYPAPFDRQTEVPGILQIQQVKPVPPQLNEVAEASRNLSEVEYLPVSGTIYDAQSGNAEKITRTEGKREGKHALNFDNADIGEVAGVILGDALKLNYVINPKVTGKISLQTAAPLSDAEMIPVLETLLHMNGAALIKSDSLYRIEADTSAIVNAPSRGAGPAGKIQPGFQVRVVPLRFAGAHEMQKIVEPLLPPKSVIYADSLRNLLIVAANADDLENVKQTVSAFDVDFMRGMAVAFFPLHNVDPVTLKHELDALMMSGDKGAAQGLLRILPVERLNAVMAVSAQPAYLRDVETWVERLDRLSPHKFGEMNIYKAQHVDAMSLARTLTQVFGPAAHAESGPQVSIALGMSGASVGGGAFGASDNGRSGQASGVSSGGSGSTAGSSSVANDAASGPGSALVAETGASGAFGAGASTAGVRSGNGNSQATVAELANNARVVADPANNALVIFAKPAEYHDMEIVLKELDTMPREVIVDAMIAEVTLTGSLQYGLQWYFNHGSSSGGLGQPGLLGVNANNPLSAVPSNAATKGFFTPAMAAGGFSYVMAANDLRVELDLLASQGKVNILTTPSIVVRNNQEGQINVGQQVAVSNGSQVVTTNGAPTSTSTFSYRDTGVTLKLRPRVNEGGLVFLTVQQELVQPQAASVAAPLNPPFLQRKILSTVAVYSGDTLAMGGLISEQTNDTVYGIPILSELPYIGWLFGTTLKSLNRTEVVMLLTPRILASRTDAASVTNEYRRRLSEWNETAPSMPAAVH from the coding sequence GTGTCCGCCTTACTATTGACAGGCTGTCAATATCCGGCTCCGTTCGACAGGCAGACGGAAGTTCCCGGGATATTACAAATTCAGCAGGTAAAACCTGTTCCGCCGCAACTCAATGAGGTTGCCGAAGCTTCCCGGAACTTGAGCGAGGTCGAGTATCTCCCGGTCTCCGGGACTATCTATGATGCTCAGAGCGGTAATGCGGAGAAAATAACTCGGACGGAGGGCAAGAGGGAGGGTAAACATGCCCTGAACTTTGACAATGCCGACATAGGCGAAGTAGCCGGGGTTATTTTGGGCGATGCGCTGAAGTTGAACTACGTCATCAACCCGAAAGTGACAGGCAAGATCAGCCTGCAAACTGCAGCGCCGTTGAGCGATGCTGAAATGATACCGGTGCTGGAGACGCTGCTGCACATGAACGGCGCCGCGTTGATCAAGAGCGATTCGCTTTATCGCATCGAAGCGGATACGTCCGCGATCGTCAATGCGCCAAGCCGTGGAGCCGGGCCGGCCGGAAAGATACAGCCGGGATTTCAGGTGCGGGTGGTGCCGTTGCGTTTTGCAGGCGCGCATGAAATGCAAAAAATCGTAGAGCCGTTGTTGCCGCCGAAGTCGGTGATCTATGCCGATTCGCTGCGGAACCTGCTGATAGTTGCCGCGAATGCCGACGATCTTGAGAACGTCAAGCAGACCGTAAGCGCTTTCGATGTCGACTTTATGCGCGGAATGGCGGTGGCGTTTTTCCCGTTGCATAATGTCGATCCGGTTACGCTGAAGCACGAGCTGGATGCGTTGATGATGAGCGGCGATAAGGGGGCTGCGCAGGGGTTACTGCGCATTCTGCCGGTAGAGCGGCTGAATGCCGTCATGGCGGTTTCGGCGCAGCCTGCCTATTTGCGCGACGTGGAAACCTGGGTAGAGCGGTTGGATCGCCTGAGCCCGCATAAATTCGGAGAAATGAATATTTATAAAGCGCAGCATGTGGATGCCATGTCGTTGGCGCGGACGCTGACCCAGGTTTTTGGTCCGGCGGCTCATGCGGAGTCCGGGCCGCAGGTTTCAATCGCGCTGGGAATGAGCGGCGCGTCTGTCGGTGGCGGCGCTTTTGGCGCGAGCGATAACGGCCGAAGCGGTCAGGCGTCGGGCGTTTCTTCGGGCGGTAGCGGCAGTACGGCCGGTTCCTCTTCCGTCGCGAACGATGCGGCTTCGGGTCCTGGTTCCGCATTGGTTGCAGAAACAGGCGCTTCCGGCGCCTTCGGAGCCGGCGCGTCAACTGCCGGCGTCAGGAGCGGAAACGGCAATAGTCAGGCTACGGTTGCCGAACTGGCCAACAACGCGCGCGTGGTTGCTGATCCAGCCAATAACGCCTTGGTGATATTCGCCAAGCCGGCGGAATACCATGACATGGAAATCGTGCTGAAGGAGCTGGATACGATGCCCAGGGAGGTGATTGTCGACGCGATGATTGCCGAAGTGACGTTGACCGGTAGTTTGCAATACGGTCTGCAATGGTATTTTAACCATGGCAGCAGTTCCGGCGGGTTGGGGCAGCCCGGTTTGTTGGGAGTGAACGCCAATAATCCGCTGTCGGCAGTTCCCTCCAACGCAGCGACCAAGGGGTTTTTTACCCCTGCGATGGCGGCAGGCGGGTTCAGTTACGTGATGGCCGCCAATGATCTCAGGGTCGAACTGGATTTGCTGGCATCGCAAGGCAAGGTCAATATTTTGACTACGCCTTCGATCGTGGTGCGGAACAACCAGGAGGGGCAAATCAATGTGGGTCAGCAAGTAGCCGTGTCGAACGGCAGCCAGGTTGTCACCACAAACGGCGCTCCGACCTCGACCAGTACATTTTCTTATAGAGATACCGGCGTTACGCTTAAACTCAGGCCGCGCGTGAATGAAGGCGGTCTGGTGTTCCTGACGGTTCAACAGGAGCTTGTGCAACCGCAAGCCGCTTCGGTTGCCGCTCCGTTGAATCCTCCCTTTTTACAGCGCAAAATTTTGAGTACGGTAGCAGTATATAGCGGAGATACCCTGGCCATGGGAGGGTTGATTTCGGAACAAACCAACGATACCGTTTACGGTATACCGATACTGTCCGAATTGCCCTATATCGGCTGGTTGTTTGGCACAACGCTCAAATCCTTGAATAGAACCGAGGTGGTGATGCTGTTGACGCCTAGAATTTTAGCATCGCGGACCGATGCGGCCAGCGTGACAAATGAGTACAGGCGCCGCTTGTCCGAATGGAATGAGACTGCGCCGTCGATGCCTGCAGCCGTACACTGA